A stretch of the Chloroflexota bacterium genome encodes the following:
- the hybB gene encoding Ni/Fe-hydrogenase cytochrome b subunit: MELLASPALWLVLALSVAIPVLFIVGARRLALRMVDRPTAMTASLPKFLPAPRLRAPSLRWLLTRGLLLTLIGTGLGIIMLRFVYGLSAVTNLSDQFAWGLWISFDVMCGVALAAGAFVIAATVHIFRLERFEPLVRPAILTGLLGYLLVVAGLIVDLGRPYNVWRPLFHWQHHSVLWEVGVCVATYTTVLLIEFLPVVLEKVNHFEAVTTRLPTVKLTQLLKKVSIAFVIMGVVLSTLHQSSLGSLWVLMPTKVSPLWYSLYLPVFFWMSAIAVGLAMTIVESTLSSKAFNRGLETHLLVDLAKAAAVVLAIYLAVRAIDLVVRGAWPLMFEPTLQAASFWAEIGLGVMLPIVLFSIRPLRQRHGVLFLGAVLIVVFGVVLNRFNVSLIGLLPYTGQIYTPSWMELVVTMTLVSLGVIAFGLAAKYLPVFHEEEHEASR, encoded by the coding sequence ATGGAGCTATTGGCTTCTCCCGCGCTCTGGTTGGTTCTCGCTCTTAGTGTTGCGATTCCTGTCCTGTTCATCGTCGGTGCCCGGCGCCTTGCCTTACGCATGGTGGACCGGCCCACAGCGATGACCGCTTCCCTGCCAAAATTCCTGCCAGCGCCCCGTTTACGCGCACCTTCATTGCGATGGTTGCTGACCCGCGGACTGCTTCTCACGTTGATTGGCACTGGCCTGGGGATCATCATGCTGCGCTTTGTATATGGCCTTAGCGCAGTGACCAATCTCAGCGATCAGTTCGCCTGGGGACTGTGGATCAGCTTTGATGTCATGTGCGGCGTGGCCCTGGCGGCCGGAGCCTTTGTCATCGCAGCCACGGTGCACATCTTCCGTCTCGAACGGTTCGAACCACTGGTCCGTCCGGCTATTCTGACCGGGCTGCTGGGCTACTTGCTGGTCGTCGCCGGACTGATAGTGGATCTGGGCAGGCCGTACAACGTGTGGCGACCGCTCTTCCACTGGCAGCACCATTCGGTGCTCTGGGAGGTGGGTGTCTGCGTGGCCACCTACACGACCGTTCTTCTGATCGAGTTTTTGCCCGTGGTGCTGGAAAAGGTCAACCATTTTGAGGCTGTGACCACCCGCTTGCCTACCGTGAAGCTCACCCAGCTTCTGAAGAAGGTATCGATCGCCTTCGTGATCATGGGTGTCGTTCTCTCCACGCTGCATCAATCATCCCTTGGTTCCCTGTGGGTACTGATGCCAACCAAGGTTTCACCCTTGTGGTACTCCCTCTACCTGCCTGTTTTCTTCTGGATGTCGGCTATCGCCGTCGGTCTTGCCATGACCATCGTAGAGTCTACGCTCAGCTCCAAGGCGTTCAACCGTGGTCTGGAAACACACCTATTGGTCGACCTGGCCAAAGCCGCAGCGGTGGTACTTGCCATCTACCTCGCGGTGCGGGCTATCGATCTGGTTGTGCGAGGCGCCTGGCCTCTGATGTTTGAGCCAACGCTCCAGGCCGCCAGCTTCTGGGCAGAGATCGGTCTCGGCGTAATGCTGCCGATCGTGCTTTTCTCCATCAGGCCCTTGCGCCAACGACATGGCGTGTTGTTCCTGGGCGCTGTTCTGATCGTGGTCTTTGGCGTCGTGCTGAACAGATTCAATGTCAGCCTGATAGGCCTGCTGCCCTACACCGGACAGATCTATACCCCATCATGGATGGAACTGGTGGTCACAATGACCCTGGTGTCGCTCGGTGTAATCGCCTTCGGGCTGGCGGCCAAGTATCTGCCGGTGTTTCACGAGGAAGAACATGAGGCATCCCGGTAA
- a CDS encoding multiheme c-type cytochrome: MLGFSLHHRMRSRQMLLACGLTLFLLVLLPVSGLAYQSEPEYSGPEKCALCHMAETRSWENSPHAGALSSIEDVHELACGEAGSTVDCQCMTCHTTNFDPDLHTYASGGVTCEACHGAYVDDHPENGVMQLQVDSAVCSNCHIETHKEWQETAHGNANVQCIGCHQVHSQDLRLTDQTLCQSCHRDRLEDSGHIAHARASVQCTDCHASPDSVALMVDNPLFGGKAPSHTFDVSAEACANCHGETFQTGEMVSLSGTSGRTVPGSAVISSENEADCEEAEKTSRQTPIFAAVSLGLGIGIGSLLGIIAIVFIGFINQGSRES; this comes from the coding sequence ATGCTAGGATTTTCTCTACACCACCGCATGCGATCCCGGCAGATGTTGCTGGCATGCGGTCTCACTCTCTTTCTTCTGGTCCTTCTACCGGTATCGGGGTTGGCCTATCAGTCCGAGCCAGAGTATTCGGGGCCGGAAAAGTGCGCGTTATGCCACATGGCAGAAACCCGTAGCTGGGAAAACTCCCCGCACGCTGGCGCGCTCTCATCGATCGAAGATGTCCACGAATTAGCCTGTGGTGAGGCCGGTTCCACCGTCGACTGCCAATGCATGACCTGTCATACAACCAACTTCGATCCCGATCTGCACACCTATGCCAGTGGCGGCGTAACCTGCGAGGCCTGCCACGGCGCCTACGTCGATGACCATCCGGAAAACGGCGTGATGCAGTTACAGGTCGACTCGGCTGTCTGCAGCAATTGTCATATAGAGACCCACAAGGAGTGGCAAGAGACAGCCCACGGCAATGCCAACGTGCAGTGCATCGGCTGTCACCAGGTCCACTCCCAGGATCTGAGGCTGACCGATCAGACACTCTGCCAATCATGCCATCGAGATCGTCTAGAAGATTCAGGGCATATTGCCCACGCCAGAGCCAGTGTCCAGTGCACCGATTGCCATGCTTCACCCGACTCGGTGGCGCTAATGGTCGATAATCCCCTTTTCGGCGGCAAGGCGCCCAGCCATACGTTCGACGTGAGCGCAGAGGCATGCGCCAACTGCCATGGCGAGACATTCCAGACAGGCGAAATGGTGTCCCTCTCAGGCACGTCTGGACGTACTGTTCCCGGCTCGGCCGTCATCTCCTCTGAAAACGAGGCCGACTGTGAAGAAGCCGAAAAGACCAGCCGGCAGACACCGATCTTTGCTGCCGTGAGTCTGGGATTGGGCATCGGCATTGGCTCTCTTCTCGGGATAATCGCTATCGTCTTTATTGGCTTCATCAATCAGGGGAGCCGTGAATCATGA
- a CDS encoding GAF domain-containing sensor histidine kinase, protein MNPISAFLVRYGVLIYFFYGLAFFAMGLALALASRRRSEFRFAQAIVPLAAFGILHGVHEWIVMFQLVAALTSGYAPTVLHEVIRLAFLVVSFLMLLAFGMRLLRPGQTTGGRLLFPLLIVFGIWAAGTVVVTLTLQLSSDDAVGIADVLARYSLGIPAALLGAWALMAQQRTFREHGIPQFGRDLVWAATALLLYGVVGQLFVRETVLFPSSVINSALFLDWFGVPIQLFRGVMAGILAFFMVRTLNAFEVESQRRLEYANEARVEAQSEALVAAQQTGQERERLNAELRNTARELALMLELSNLLASQMEMQARQQAALQRLVRSLDFPEAGLILLINRRTGDFEVQAECCCASADCSARLERARDLGEKCATQKLVLCEHLDGEVLEVSFEQALTEPECHLYASPVTMISLPLFVREQVIGSIVLVQAGAEGYHDLALDELQLILGVTRQLGLSIENARLYSDAQDREQTLGELLHQVVGAQEAERKRIARELHDATAQSLTAIALGLRGVETLLETDGKAGGQLVSQVREIKSFSTDALGELRQIIADLRPPLLDDMGLAPAISWYTEAFEKRLDTPVEFIVEGTPVRLPSEYETVLFRIFQEALTNVAKHAAASSITVVLRFVPTLVCLIVEDDGKGFDVGLLSTGQVPYSGWGLMGIQERSALLGGECAIDSEPDAGTRIWVSIPLLGQEVATTDVEDQASAG, encoded by the coding sequence GAATGGATCGTGATGTTCCAACTGGTGGCGGCATTGACCTCCGGGTATGCACCCACCGTGCTGCATGAAGTCATCCGCCTGGCCTTTCTCGTGGTCTCGTTTCTGATGCTATTAGCATTCGGCATGCGACTTCTGCGGCCAGGGCAGACGACAGGAGGCCGGCTGCTGTTTCCTCTGCTGATTGTGTTTGGCATCTGGGCAGCAGGAACGGTGGTGGTGACCCTGACGTTGCAGTTATCCTCGGATGACGCGGTTGGTATCGCCGATGTTCTGGCTCGTTACAGTTTGGGGATTCCTGCCGCTCTTCTGGGTGCGTGGGCATTAATGGCTCAGCAGCGGACTTTTCGCGAACATGGTATACCCCAGTTTGGCCGCGATCTGGTTTGGGCCGCGACGGCCCTGCTGCTCTACGGTGTGGTCGGTCAGCTTTTTGTCCGGGAGACAGTGCTTTTCCCATCGTCGGTCATCAACAGCGCCCTCTTTCTTGATTGGTTTGGCGTCCCGATCCAGCTTTTTCGCGGGGTCATGGCTGGCATTCTGGCCTTTTTCATGGTACGCACGTTGAATGCTTTTGAGGTCGAGAGCCAGCGGCGACTGGAATACGCGAACGAGGCAAGGGTAGAGGCACAGTCGGAGGCGCTGGTAGCTGCGCAACAGACCGGCCAGGAGAGGGAACGCCTCAATGCCGAGTTGCGAAATACCGCGCGTGAACTCGCCCTGATGCTGGAGCTTTCCAACCTGCTGGCGAGCCAAATGGAGATGCAGGCTCGCCAGCAGGCTGCTCTACAGCGGCTCGTGCGTAGCCTTGATTTTCCTGAGGCGGGCTTGATCTTGCTGATCAACCGGCGCACGGGCGACTTCGAAGTGCAGGCAGAGTGTTGCTGCGCCTCGGCAGACTGCTCTGCCCGGCTGGAGCGAGCTCGGGACTTGGGTGAAAAATGTGCAACCCAGAAGCTTGTATTATGCGAACACCTGGATGGCGAGGTGTTGGAAGTCTCATTTGAACAGGCGTTGACCGAACCCGAGTGCCATCTCTATGCCAGCCCGGTGACGATGATCAGTTTGCCTTTGTTCGTGCGGGAACAGGTCATCGGCAGCATAGTTCTGGTACAGGCTGGGGCCGAGGGGTATCACGACCTGGCGCTCGATGAACTGCAACTGATTTTGGGTGTGACACGGCAGTTGGGACTTTCCATAGAGAATGCCCGGCTATACAGCGATGCTCAGGATCGGGAGCAGACTCTTGGTGAATTGTTGCATCAGGTAGTGGGCGCCCAGGAAGCCGAAAGAAAGCGCATTGCCCGTGAACTTCACGATGCCACTGCCCAGTCACTGACGGCTATTGCCCTCGGCCTGCGTGGTGTGGAAACCCTGCTGGAAACCGATGGCAAGGCAGGGGGCCAATTGGTCAGCCAGGTGCGTGAAATAAAATCCTTCAGCACCGATGCGTTGGGCGAACTGCGACAGATCATCGCCGACCTGCGCCCCCCATTGCTTGACGACATGGGTCTGGCACCGGCGATCAGCTGGTATACCGAGGCGTTCGAGAAACGCCTGGACACGCCGGTTGAGTTTATTGTCGAGGGCACACCGGTTCGACTGCCATCGGAATACGAGACCGTGCTGTTCCGGATCTTCCAGGAAGCCTTGACCAACGTTGCCAAACACGCCGCTGCCTCCAGTATCACGGTGGTTCTGCGTTTTGTGCCGACTCTGGTCTGCCTGATCGTCGAGGACGATGGCAAGGGATTTGATGTGGGCCTGCTGTCGACAGGCCAGGTTCCCTACTCGGGTTGGGGATTGATGGGAATCCAGGAACGGTCCGCACTATTGGGCGGCGAGTGTGCCATTGATTCGGAGCCCGACGCCGGCACTCGAATATGGGTGAGCATTCCCTTACTTGGACAGGAGGTAGCGACAACTGATGTCGAAGATCAAGCTTCTGCTGGTTGA
- a CDS encoding multiheme c-type cytochrome — protein sequence MSKRIPANLRNRCQWLVVGLTTSIIATTIIGSLLGAPGAVSRSAAKAGDSHDFWASATGPQQCAICHDQQFFAWAGTAHAQASFNPSFQVKLKQTAEPSQCLPCHTTGYNLVSGRFSSAGVTCEACHGPYHPEHPAESMAIATSAELCGACHSTTLDEWRDSKHGQVGVSCAACHEVHSQKPRVATSSDSLCLLCHQREKLGSAHAGYGFPAQEKLCVDCHLAHPVAQVVMAGGSPTGHTFMAGIPSSGKD from the coding sequence ATGTCAAAACGAATCCCTGCCAACCTCCGGAATCGCTGCCAGTGGCTGGTGGTGGGGCTCACGACATCAATCATTGCAACAACCATAATCGGTTCCCTGTTGGGAGCGCCCGGAGCGGTCTCCCGTTCGGCTGCGAAAGCTGGAGATTCCCATGATTTCTGGGCCAGTGCCACCGGTCCCCAGCAGTGTGCCATCTGTCATGATCAGCAGTTTTTTGCCTGGGCCGGCACTGCTCACGCCCAGGCATCCTTCAATCCATCCTTCCAGGTGAAACTGAAGCAGACAGCGGAACCCTCCCAGTGTTTGCCCTGTCATACCACCGGTTACAATCTTGTTTCGGGGCGTTTTTCGTCGGCCGGTGTGACCTGCGAGGCGTGTCACGGACCCTATCATCCGGAACACCCGGCAGAAAGCATGGCTATCGCAACCTCGGCTGAACTCTGTGGCGCCTGTCACTCGACCACGCTGGATGAGTGGCGGGACAGCAAGCACGGACAGGTCGGGGTTTCCTGTGCTGCCTGTCACGAGGTGCATAGTCAGAAACCTCGCGTCGCCACCTCCAGCGACTCGTTATGCCTCCTGTGTCACCAGAGGGAGAAACTGGGTTCGGCCCACGCCGGCTATGGCTTCCCGGCGCAGGAGAAACTGTGCGTTGACTGCCACCTGGCACATCCCGTCGCCCAAGTCGTGATGGCTGGCGGGTCCCCCACAGGCCATACCTTCATGGCCGGCATCCCCTCATCCGGCAAAGATTAA
- a CDS encoding 4Fe-4S dicluster domain-containing protein, with protein MSASKNTQISRRGFLKRVGTGTAAAFGLAMLPQQALSGYASGDSESHGPTWSLLIDLTRCTGCDSCALACKASNELPDADVVPSALDADTYTFVEEHQVTKADGTTVTRYVKRQCMHCLDASCVSACPAAAMHNSGEGPVIYRADRCLGCRYCQVACPFEIPRFDWDNGLTPKISKCWMCFEGLQEGQLPACVEACPTGALRFGRRDDLLAQAHAQIASNPARYIDHVYGENEVGGTSVLYLSDVPFEQLGFVANLPDTAPAQETEKIMSKLPTVIAGMTALMAGSAFITHRKPAEPEDIVPEALVVKEEE; from the coding sequence ATGAGCGCCTCAAAGAACACACAGATCTCCCGGCGCGGTTTTCTGAAGCGAGTCGGGACCGGCACGGCGGCTGCCTTCGGTCTGGCCATGCTGCCTCAACAGGCTCTGTCTGGCTATGCCAGTGGTGATAGCGAGAGTCATGGTCCAACCTGGAGCCTCTTGATTGACCTGACCCGCTGCACGGGCTGCGACTCATGCGCTCTGGCCTGCAAGGCAAGCAACGAATTGCCTGATGCGGATGTGGTGCCATCGGCGCTGGATGCCGACACCTACACCTTCGTCGAAGAGCACCAGGTGACCAAGGCAGACGGCACAACTGTTACACGGTACGTGAAACGACAGTGTATGCACTGCCTGGATGCCTCATGCGTTTCCGCCTGCCCGGCGGCGGCCATGCACAATAGCGGCGAAGGCCCCGTGATCTACCGGGCCGATCGCTGTCTGGGATGTCGCTACTGCCAGGTGGCCTGCCCCTTCGAGATACCTCGTTTCGACTGGGATAACGGGCTCACGCCCAAGATCAGTAAGTGCTGGATGTGCTTCGAAGGGCTCCAGGAAGGTCAGTTGCCGGCGTGCGTCGAGGCCTGTCCAACGGGTGCTCTTCGCTTTGGACGCAGGGATGACTTGTTGGCCCAGGCCCACGCCCAGATCGCCAGCAATCCTGCGCGCTATATCGATCATGTCTATGGTGAAAACGAGGTTGGCGGCACTTCCGTGCTTTATCTCTCGGATGTGCCCTTCGAACAGCTAGGCTTCGTCGCCAACCTGCCTGATACCGCGCCGGCACAGGAAACCGAAAAAATCATGAGTAAACTTCCAACCGTCATCGCCGGCATGACCGCCTTGATGGCCGGATCTGCCTTCATTACCCATCGGAAACCTGCCGAACCGGAGGATATTGTGCCGGAAGCGCTGGTTGTGAAAGAGGAGGAGTAA
- a CDS encoding response regulator transcription factor, with protein MSKIKLLLVDDHDIVRAGLRMLFLAENDFEIVGEAGSGEEAILALEALEPDVILMDVAMPGMSGIEATRRIKAKAPDVAVLALTMHEDEQYFFEMLNAGASGYVPKRAAPDDLVAAIRVANQGDVFIYPSLAKLLVNEFLQRAEATSATKEVLTPREREVLTLIAEGKSNKEIAKELVISVKTVDRHRENIMRKLNLHNRVELVKYAIEKGFISL; from the coding sequence ATGTCGAAGATCAAGCTTCTGCTGGTTGATGACCACGACATTGTACGAGCTGGATTACGCATGTTATTCCTGGCTGAAAACGATTTCGAGATTGTGGGGGAAGCCGGCAGTGGCGAAGAAGCCATTTTGGCCCTCGAAGCGTTGGAGCCAGATGTGATACTCATGGATGTAGCGATGCCGGGCATGAGTGGTATCGAGGCAACGCGCCGGATCAAAGCAAAGGCTCCTGATGTAGCCGTATTGGCGCTGACCATGCATGAGGACGAACAATACTTTTTTGAAATGCTCAATGCCGGGGCATCGGGCTACGTGCCCAAGCGTGCTGCGCCTGACGATCTGGTGGCTGCCATTCGGGTCGCCAATCAGGGTGATGTTTTTATCTATCCATCGCTGGCCAAGCTACTGGTCAACGAGTTTCTGCAACGGGCTGAGGCGACATCGGCCACCAAGGAGGTACTCACCCCTCGCGAGCGAGAAGTGCTTACCCTGATCGCCGAAGGAAAGTCCAATAAGGAGATCGCCAAGGAACTGGTGATCAGCGTAAAAACCGTGGATCGGCACCGGGAGAATATCATGCGGAAACTCAACCTGCACAACCGGGTTGAACTGGTCAAGTACGCGATTGAGAAGGGGTTTATCAGCCTGTAA